CACCATGACTATTGGAATCTTGTCGCACGATTCAGCTGTGTCTTAGGCATCCGTTTGCGCTACCTTTGCTTGAACCGCGGTGAATGGCTGTGGTTTAGGTCATTGTCACACTAAAATTTGAACCACAGACTGCGACTCCCAGATCAAGGTTGCTCTCTCTTCAGGAATTATATCTAACGGCAATGTAACCTTAAAACAGAAGGGACTATTGTCGGCGGAGTCGAGGCATTCGTTGATCAATAAGAAAAGATGAATTCAAGGCGAAGACCAACTCATTGAATGTATTCGCCGAATTGGAGCTTGTCGCGATGTTGCCATTCATACTGTTTCAAACACCTCATTTTCTAGGAGAAATTGTGGTTGCAATATCAGACCATGAATGCAACGTGTGGCTAGATCATAGATCATATGCCCTTACCCGGTTGTTGGTGCGGTGCCTCCTAAGTCATATGAACTTGTCTGACAAGGCAAAAGACCACTGCAAAAATTCGAACTTCAGCAATTTGGGGTTCAGTAACTCCCACATATAAAAGCAACAGACCACCTCTTTCAAGTTGTCTTGTTCCCATCTGCAATAACCTTCAGCTCCATTGCCAGCTCCCTGCCATATAGTTAGCAAGTACAAGTGTGCCTCTAAAGCTCACAATGGTTCCCATCAGTATCCAATCCCTCCTCTGCATTATGGGAATTGCTTCCCTTGGCAAATCTGTTGCCGTTGAGACTGATACCATCCAAGGCTGGCAACTGACTCAATACTGTGAGTTGAGCTAAAGTGAACCTCCGCCATCTCAAGCTGGGCTGATGCGAAATCAGGTACCGAGTTTTATACTGTCAGTAACGGAGACACCTGCTGGGACATCATCGCGCGGAATCAGAATAAATTCACCATGAGCCAGCTTCTATGCTGGAATGACGACATCAACCCATGGTGTTCAAATCTGATTCCGGGCCGACAAGTATGTGTTGGAGTCCAACGTCCTGGGCCTACCTGCTAGATAATCAAGTTGATGACTGAATTAATGGCactttaattttttttttaaaaaaaacaaccaaaTGCCTGATATCCCCAATGTCTACAATCCTTCAGTTTGTTTGATGGAAGTAATGAGAGGATGATTTTTGAGCTCTGAGCATTTTTTGCGCTGTCATTACAGATGGTCATTCATTTAGTCAAAATTGACACACTTGTTTGTATTGAGAAACTTATGCACTGTTTCTCTTCCAGGCATTTTGTAGGAATTGTCTCATCGTTGTTGGCTTCACATCTGGGAACCGGCAATTGAGCCGATCATCCGGCAATTGAAAGACATTGTTAACTGTGAGTCTGCTCACTAACGCAGTCATTTCTTTGGCTTCATCGGAAGAGTATTCCGTCCCCTCTGGCTGGGGAGGGACGGTGACATCACCAGTCTTAATTTGCTCCAGGCTATCGTATGTTACCTTAAATTTCTTGCCTATTTCGGAAATGGTTATTAGGTTCCGACTGCATCACAAATTAGGGCGTACGATATACCTACCGGTGAATTCTTCCGCCATGCCGAGAACCTGATTGTAGGTAACTTCATCCCCCACGATGACACTGAATTCAGGCCATTCATCAAGTTCAAGCGCTTTGGCGAGGTAGATAGCCATGTCGTATGTGTATGTCATACAGATCACGTTGTTCCCGTCTCCTGGGATCGCAGCTGTGCCGCTGAATATATCAACACCAAAGGTGAAGGGCTGCAGGTGAGTTTGGACATGTGGCATTCCCCAATAGTCCATAAAGAAACCAGGGATTATCCTGGTATATTGTAAACCACTGGCCTTGAGACGATCTGCTGCATCGAGCCAGTATTGAATGCTTGGATCGATCGGGAGTAACCTTGGAATGTCAAACATCAGCATGAAATAGCACACAGCTTAAGCTGGCCGACCTACTCGGCGGTTTGGACGAATGAGAATTCGCTGGGGATGAATCTCCTCGTCGATGCTGACGCCTCTGCAGCTTCAATCAAGTTCAGCTGAGACTGACTTGTCTCATCCGAAACAAGACCAATGGCTGAAACGATGGTGTGGATGCTGTGTCGCTCAAGCACTCGTGCCATTGAGGGAACGTCATCATAGTTGATCTGCACATTTTGAACATTCTGTAAAGCAAAGACCTGTTTCACCTGAGATAAAGGTCAGTTAATTGTTCACGTGGAACGAGTCCCTACTTGCGCACACTGCGAGACAAAACGACAACGTCAAATTTGGAGTCGAGCAATTTTTCGACAATCGTTTTACCCACTCCACCGGTTCCACCAGCCACAGCAATGACCGTCATTAGGGCTTGATTGAGAAGTTCTTAAAAGTCGAAATTGTCGAAATCGTTGAAGAAGTTGCTACGGCAGAGTTCCAAGGTTCGCCGCGACAACCCCACTAAGCAGATTTTCACGCATTCACTACTTCTCGTTCTAATTCGGCATCAACGATAGAGACTAAACTGTTAATCGATTTTTGACCCCTGATCGGTGTATTGCCAAACTCCAATCAAATCTCTCTACAAACCACAGATCGGGGACTCGGGCTTCAGACTTCGGCGACTTCAGGGCTTCCCCCGGGGCCCCGCAGCCACGGCTATGACTAATATCGGAGGAAAGAGAATATAAAAAGCCAAGTGTTTCGACATTTCCACGTTGGTAAACCTCTTAAAACGAATATCAAATCCCAAATCCAATCATGTGCATGAAGGCCATCTGCTCGACCTGCAGTGAGTTTCCACCCAGTGTGTCCACAGAATAGCAGCTAACGATTACAGACAAGGTCACCTGGTGGGGTTGTGGAAGCCATATTTCCTCAGTGTTGGATTCAATTCCCGAAGGCGAGTGGTGTTCCTGCACACCTCAAGTTGAGAAGGATGGGAAGAAATACCCTCCCAAGGCGGCTAGGGCCGGTTGACTACACGACTGTTTGATTTGTTAGTCCGAGGAAGTGAGTGGCGATGTTGTTGAGGGAACGCCAGGGAAAGCATTATCGAGAACTTGTTATTACCAAGGTCTCGTAAATCTATCTCAACAGAGTTCAAGGGGAGGGGAGTTGGTGGAGTTCTAGAAAAGCGTGTGAGATTTTATGTCTGTTGGGGATGTAGAACGAAAGTATAACGAAAGACAAGATCAAGAACAAAAGCCAAAATCAACACAAGCCAAAGCGTGTCTGATATGGAAGCCAAGGGAGCGAGGAACGACACAGAATCTAACCAACAAGAGAAGAAGTAAAAAGCGACTAACCAGTCAACTCcacgtaaaaaaaaaaacacttaAGTGCTCCCTTTCTTTCCCCCTTTTTCTTCCCTCTCTTCGTCGGTGTCTTCGCTCGTGCCGCTGGTAGCGGGATTGGAGGTGGCTGCACGGTTGCCGGGCTCATGGATTTTGTCTGTTCTAGGAATAACTAGGGTGGTTCTCCATCTCCCGGAGCTGCAGGAGTGGTAGCCACAAAGGGTGGCCCCCTTGGCACAAAGATGTCCGAGAGGGCTGGCAGCTGCCTGAGCTCCTTCTTATGATCACAAACATAGAAAAGTCCCTGTCAATCTGGGCATGTTGCAGTGTAGAGTGCAAAACGCAGGAAAGGCCCTAAAAGAAACATTCCAAAGTGGTTTCACGACCGAGATTGGATTACACAGGCCTGTATTTTCATCCAGTGAGATATAGGCTGATGGTTGCTGTCAGTCACCCGGACGCCAACCTCCACAACCTTGTGACATCATGTGGACCCGGGGATATCCATGATATGATAGCCATGAACTGGAACGGGGATCTCTAACGACTCCAGCTGGTCGATATAGCATTGAGGTATCGCCATGATATCGGCGccagtatcatggcacatgtAAAGAGTGAGGCCATTGGCGCTAGGTTGTCGGCTATCAGCTGATACATGCACAGGGAACTATGTAGAAGGAAAAAGATGAAAGTTAGAAGAAGTGATAAACTAGGAGGTCAATAGTAATGGCTCAAGGAGAGTGAAATCGCTCAAGCTCGCTAGAGGCCTACAAACACCAAGCCAGAAGTGACGAATCCGGCATCCTGGGGTATTCATTGATTGCAGCAGAGAGTACAACTTCTTTGTCCTGACATAAGGCTAAATTTGAGATGTCATTGGTATGAAAAAGCCGACGACAAAGAAGCTAGAAGCCGGGTTTGATGTCAGTCAGGAGACCACTTGTACGTTCGAAGGTAACATCCATGCGGAGGCTGGTCAACGAGCTTCAGCAGAGTGCTCCGTAGTGCTAATGAGTAAGAAATAAGATGGGACCCAAGGTGGAAAGCGTGCTCGATGGCTTCTTTCATGCTAGAGGAAGGCTGATAAAGTGAATTGGCTTTGAGACCTGGCCATGCCCCGGAGGTGCGAACTTGCCTAGCCTCAAAAGTTTTCGGCACGATGCTCTGAAAGATCAGGCCGTCTCTTTTTAATCTGTTTCTTCATCAGCGAGGTAAACTTAGAAAGATTGCATAACAATGAGTCTTCTCCAATCGACTACTACCAACAATGTATCGGATACTTCCTACAGAATACAAAGATTTATAAACACCTCCAACACCAGAACTAAGAACTAATCCATAAGCCGTCAATTTCTAACCAGTGTGCACCTTGATTCTTTCTCGATCATTTCCATACGTGAATATCATGTAGATCAATCACAAAAAAGCGCAGAAACGGGGCAATTTTTCCGACCTAAAAAACAAGGAACGGTCGTACTAACACGAAGGGGATGACAGGAGTAAAAAGGGAAACTATGAAGAAAGGGGGGAAATAAAAGAGAAAGAACATGCCATTACATCAGAGTCTAAGCCTTGATCGCTGCACCCAATGCACCACCACCGAACTGCTGGCCACCAGGTCGGCGGTCGCCCTGGGGAATGCGTGCACCGCCACGACCACCGCCACGACCACGACCACCGCGGCCGCCACGGGCACCAGGACCGTGTTCGCGCTGGAAGGCATTGGCCATACCCTGGGTGCGCTGCTCGAGGGTCTTCTCGTTGGACTCGAGAAGGGTGGTGGACTTGTCGGCCAGGGTGACAATCTGGGACTGGAGACGGGAGAGCTCGACGCCCTTGCGGAAGATGATGGCGTCGTTGACCTGGTCGAGAGCAGCGGCGAGCTCTTCGTGCGAGATCATGCGGGAGATAATGGAGATGATCTTCTTGGGCTCGAGTTCGAACATGGTGGCCAGAGAAGAGATGGAGAGGCTGTCGTAGTAGGGGGCGTAGGTGAAGAGGTAGGTGCGCAGACCCTCCTCTTGGGTCTGGCGGGACAGCATGGCCTTGATCAACTCAGGCTGGGGCATAAGATCCCAGATCTTGATCGCGGCAAATGTAGAGGCGGAAAGCTTCCAGTCACCAGCGGCAAGAGCCTTGGCTCCGGCAATAACACCATCGCGGGTGTTCTCCGGGGGACCGGTGAAGACCTGGCGCTCATTGTAGTCCAACATGCGGCGGAAAGTCTTGGAGATCATGCGGCGGCGGAGCTCGGGGGTGGAGGAGGTCTGGGCCATCAAAGGCACCTCAAGCAAAGCACTGCTGGTGAGGTAAACGCACTCTAGCAACTCGAGGTTGATGTGCATGTGGAAGGGCAGCTGGCGCTGGCGTTCCAGACGCTCCTGCTCGGGCGAAACAGTGGAGTAACGCTGCATGATGATACCCTGGGCAAGAAGCTCCTTTTGGCGGCCGCTGCCACAGATCTCACCTAAAGTGTTCTGGGCCTCGTAAATGAGGCCAGCGCGGAAGGCACAGAGACCAATCTGAACAAGGGTGCGGTTGAAGAGGATCTGGGTGCTGACGTCGAAAGTGGCGATGTTTTCGGTCAGGTGGGACATGAGCATCAAGTCACGAGACTTGTAGTATTGGTCGTGCAGAGCAAGGAAGTAAATTTGGCAGAGCATTGCGCGAGCGCGGGGAATGCCATCGCTGTGTTCAAACATGTAGTTGCAAATAGAAGCCACGAGGCTCTGGATATCCCCAGACTTATAAGTAGCAGTAACTGCCGACTCGATATTTGTGGGGACAACCTTGTCCTTGGCCTGTTCGACA
The nucleotide sequence above comes from Penicillium digitatum chromosome 1, complete sequence. Encoded proteins:
- a CDS encoding Peptidoglycan-binding lysin domain; this encodes MVPISIQSLLCIMGIASLGKSVAVETDTIQGWQLTQYCTEFYTVSNGDTCWDIIARNQNKFTMSQLLCWNDDINPWCSNLIPGRQVCVGVQRPGPTC
- a CDS encoding NmrA-like, with the protein product MTVIAVAGGTGGVGKTIVEKLLDSKFDVVVLSRSVKQVFALQNVQNVQINYDDVPSMARVLERHSIHTIVSAIGLVSDETSQSQLNLIEAAEASASTRRFIPSEFSFVQTAELLPIDPSIQYWLDAADRLKASGLQYTRIIPGFFMDYWGMPHVQTHLQPFTFGVDIFSGTAAIPGDGNNVICMTYTYDMAIYLAKALELDEWPEFSVIVGDEVTYNQVLGMAEEFTGKKFKVTYDSLEQIKTGDVTVPPQPEGTEYSSDEAKEMTALVSRLTVNNVFQLPDDRLNCRFPDVKPTTMRQFLQNAWKRNSA